A genomic window from Helicobacter pylori includes:
- the fliI gene encoding flagellar protein export ATPase FliI — MPLKSLKNRLNQHFDLSPRYGSVKKIMPNIVYADGFNPSVGDVVKIEKSDGSECVGMVVVVEKEQFGFTPFNFIEGSRAGDKVLFLKEGLNFPVGHSLLGRVLNPLGQVIDNKGALDYERLAPVITTPIAPLKRGLIDEVFSVGVKSIDGLLTCGKGQKLGIFAGSGVGKSTLMGMITRGCLAPIKVIALIGERGREIPEFIEKNLKGDLSSCVLVVATSDDSPLMRKYGAFCAMSVAEYFKNQGLDVLFIMDSVTRFAMAQREIGLALGEPPTSKGYPPSALSLLPQLMERAGKEEGKGSITAFFSVLVEGDDLSDPIADQARSILDGHIVLSRELTDYGIYPPINILNSASRVAKDITSESQNLYARKFRRLYALLKENEMLIRIGSYQMGNDKELDEAISKKALMEQFLAQDENALQPFEQSAKQLEEILK, encoded by the coding sequence ATGCCCCTAAAATCCTTAAAAAACCGCTTGAATCAACATTTTGATCTATCGCCTCGCTATGGGAGCGTGAAAAAAATCATGCCTAATATCGTTTATGCGGATGGTTTCAACCCGTCTGTGGGCGATGTGGTGAAGATTGAGAAAAGCGATGGCAGCGAATGCGTGGGCATGGTGGTGGTGGTAGAAAAAGAGCAATTTGGTTTCACGCCCTTTAATTTTATAGAGGGATCTAGGGCTGGCGATAAGGTGCTGTTTTTAAAAGAGGGGCTGAATTTCCCTGTGGGGCATAGTCTTTTAGGGCGGGTGCTTAACCCTTTAGGGCAAGTGATTGACAATAAGGGGGCGTTGGATTATGAACGATTGGCTCCGGTCATTACAACGCCTATAGCCCCCTTAAAAAGAGGCTTGATTGATGAGGTTTTTAGCGTGGGAGTGAAAAGCATTGATGGGCTTTTGACTTGCGGTAAGGGGCAAAAACTGGGCATTTTTGCCGGCTCTGGGGTGGGTAAATCCACGCTAATGGGCATGATCACTAGGGGGTGTTTAGCGCCCATTAAAGTGATCGCTTTGATCGGGGAAAGGGGCAGAGAAATCCCTGAATTTATAGAAAAAAACCTAAAAGGGGATTTAAGCTCTTGCGTGTTGGTGGTCGCTACAAGCGATGATAGCCCTTTAATGCGAAAATACGGGGCGTTTTGCGCGATGAGCGTGGCGGAGTATTTTAAAAATCAAGGGCTAGACGTGTTGTTTATCATGGATTCAGTGACTCGTTTCGCTATGGCTCAAAGAGAAATCGGCTTGGCTTTAGGCGAACCGCCCACTTCCAAAGGCTACCCTCCATCCGCGCTTTCTTTATTGCCTCAATTAATGGAGAGGGCGGGCAAGGAAGAGGGAAAGGGGAGTATTACCGCTTTTTTTAGCGTGCTTGTAGAGGGCGATGATTTGAGCGACCCGATAGCCGATCAGGCTAGGAGTATTTTAGACGGGCATATTGTCTTAAGCAGGGAATTAACCGATTATGGGATCTACCCGCCTATTAATATTTTAAACTCCGCATCAAGGGTGGCTAAAGACATTACCAGCGAGTCTCAAAACCTTTATGCGAGAAAATTCCGCCGTTTGTATGCGTTATTGAAAGAAAATGAAATGCTCATTCGCATCGGATCTTATCAAATGGGGAATGATAAAGAGCTTGATGAAGCGATCAGTAAAAAGGCTTTAATGGAGCAATTTTTAGCGCAAGATGAAAACGCCTTGCAGCCTTTTGAACAAAGCGCTAAACAATTAGAAGAAATCTTAAAATAA
- the rsfS gene encoding ribosome silencing factor, protein MNKRIEMITALLDEKKAFDITHIDLSKTPYLVEDVIIATTLASKHALSLLDALKNTLKPLGEVFYQIDESNEEWIILDLGDLMIHLFTEECRKKFDLEGFLNAYKRELTYQNA, encoded by the coding sequence ATGAACAAACGCATAGAGATGATTACGGCTTTATTAGACGAGAAAAAGGCTTTTGATATTACGCATATTGATTTGTCTAAAACCCCTTATTTGGTAGAAGATGTTATTATCGCCACCACTCTAGCGAGTAAGCATGCCCTTTCTTTACTAGATGCACTTAAAAACACCCTTAAGCCTTTAGGCGAAGTCTTTTACCAGATAGATGAGTCTAATGAAGAGTGGATCATTTTGGATTTGGGGGATTTGATGATCCATCTTTTCACAGAAGAATGCCGTAAAAAATTTGATTTAGAAGGGTTTTTGAACGCTTATAAAAGGGAGCTTACTTATCAAAACGCCTAA
- the miaA gene encoding tRNA (adenosine(37)-N6)-dimethylallyltransferase MiaA, producing MELAQTLDAEIFSLDSLSIYKEINIASAKPSLKERKNIKHYALDCLNIDEKNNAPLFKTLLEDAMKVSPKEILLIVGGSSFYLKAILEGLSRMPKLSSDQILKIEREIATLSNPYTFLKSIDPNMASKIHPNDTYRIHKALEIFYATHTPPSEYFQKNPKKPFEHAISLFALSIEKSTLHNNIKQRTKNMLDCGLIEEIKALYAQYPKDSQPFKAIGVKESILYLEKQLTLKELEEAIISNTIQLAKRQNTFNKTQFHNLYIGSVEEVRHAILSAQKALTNSKNNQ from the coding sequence ATTGAACTAGCCCAAACATTAGATGCAGAAATCTTTTCTTTGGATTCTTTGAGCATTTATAAAGAGATTAATATCGCTTCGGCTAAACCCAGCCTAAAAGAACGAAAAAACATCAAACATTACGCCCTAGACTGCCTTAACATTGATGAAAAAAATAACGCTCCCCTTTTTAAAACCCTTTTAGAAGACGCCATGAAAGTATCCCCAAAAGAGATTTTACTCATTGTGGGGGGGAGCAGTTTTTACCTCAAAGCCATTTTAGAAGGTTTGAGCCGCATGCCAAAACTCAGTAGCGATCAAATTTTAAAAATAGAGCGAGAAATTGCCACCCTTTCTAACCCTTATACTTTTTTAAAATCCATTGACCCTAACATGGCTTCTAAAATCCATCCAAACGACACTTACCGCATTCATAAGGCTTTAGAAATCTTTTATGCCACCCATACGCCCCCAAGCGAGTATTTTCAAAAAAACCCCAAAAAACCCTTTGAGCATGCTATCTCATTATTCGCTCTATCTATTGAAAAAAGCACGCTTCATAACAACATCAAACAGCGCACCAAAAACATGCTTGATTGCGGTCTTATTGAAGAAATCAAAGCCCTTTATGCCCAATACCCCAAAGATTCGCAGCCCTTTAAGGCCATAGGCGTTAAAGAGAGCATTCTTTATTTAGAAAAACAGCTCACTTTAAAGGAATTAGAAGAAGCGATTATCTCTAACACCATACAATTAGCCAAGCGCCAAAACACTTTCAATAAAACCCAATTCCATAACCTTTATATAGGGAGCGTTGAAGAAGTTAGGCATGCGATTTTAAGCGCTCAAAAAGCGCTAACAAACTCAAAGAATAACCAATGA
- a CDS encoding UDP-N-acetylmuramate dehydrogenase, with translation MLETIIDFSRYSSVKIGTPLKVSVLEKDNETSQEHQIIGLANNLLIAPSAKNLALLGPNYDYICDRGECIEIGGATNSSKIFGYFRANGLGGLEFLGQLPGTLGALVKMNAGMKEFEIKNVLESACINNEWLENEALGLDYRSSKFNGVVLRARFKKTHGFRGEVLKACQSMRKSHPKLPNFGSCFKNPPNDYAGRLLEGVGLRGYCLKRVGFAKEHANFLVNLGGAEFEEALDLIELAKIRVLQEYGILLEEEVKILR, from the coding sequence ATGCTAGAAACTATTATTGATTTTTCTCGTTATAGCAGCGTGAAGATCGGTACGCCTTTAAAAGTGAGCGTTTTAGAAAAGGATAATGAAACCTCTCAAGAACACCAGATCATAGGGCTAGCGAATAACCTTTTAATCGCTCCTAGTGCGAAAAATCTCGCCCTTTTAGGCCCCAACTATGATTATATTTGCGATAGGGGCGAATGCATTGAAATAGGAGGGGCGACGAATTCTTCTAAAATTTTTGGCTATTTTAGGGCGAATGGTTTAGGGGGTTTGGAGTTTTTGGGGCAATTGCCTGGCACTTTGGGGGCGTTAGTCAAAATGAATGCCGGCATGAAAGAATTTGAAATAAAAAATGTTTTAGAAAGCGCTTGCATTAATAATGAATGGCTAGAAAATGAAGCGTTAGGCTTAGATTATCGCAGTAGTAAATTCAACGGCGTTGTTTTAAGGGCTAGGTTTAAAAAAACGCATGGTTTTAGAGGAGAAGTCTTAAAAGCGTGTCAAAGCATGCGCAAAAGCCACCCCAAATTGCCTAATTTTGGGAGCTGTTTTAAAAACCCGCCTAATGATTATGCAGGCAGGCTTTTAGAGGGAGTGGGCTTAAGGGGTTATTGTTTGAAAAGGGTGGGCTTTGCTAAAGAGCATGCGAATTTTTTGGTGAATTTGGGGGGCGCAGAATTTGAAGAAGCGCTGGATTTGATAGAGTTAGCCAAAATTAGAGTGTTGCAAGAATACGGCATTCTTTTAGAAGAAGAAGTGAAAATTTTAAGGTAG
- the fliQ gene encoding flagellar biosynthesis protein FliQ, protein MESQLMKLAIETYKITLMISLPVLLVGLVVGLLVSIFQATTQINEMTLSFVPKILAVIGVLILTMPWMTNMLLDYTKTLIKLIPKIIG, encoded by the coding sequence ATGGAATCACAGCTCATGAAACTCGCTATTGAAACTTATAAAATCACTTTGATGATTTCTTTACCGGTCTTATTGGTGGGGTTAGTGGTGGGGTTGTTGGTGAGTATTTTTCAAGCGACCACTCAAATCAATGAAATGACTTTGTCTTTTGTGCCTAAGATTTTAGCGGTGATTGGCGTGCTGATTTTAACCATGCCGTGGATGACTAACATGCTTTTAGATTACACCAAAACCTTAATCAAGCTCATTCCTAAAATCATAGGCTAG
- a CDS encoding glycosyltransferase family 8 protein — MNAQTSPNQVIPIFMSFDKNYALGAGVSLYSLLSHASKHTSTIDFSPINQNNKLSPANIVYKIHCLIKGVTLEQQNKLLKTIEPFKEFASLEFIDINSLDHSIESYLNESCSKRYGGLLILCRLLLASLFPNYSKIISIDVDTVFLGDIASAYFALDNDPTKLLGMVRDTFSHLSFEAFCHFIQCACKNFKIDFSRFSASELQRIHQGFNMGFLVANLDLWRENGFEKIALEFLKTRGKDLFYPEQCLINMVFWKRVLELPIHYNCYSDFFNQHHSKNIVMLHFIKYKPWHSISFLNDRLICYEAAAGFWLANLFCTPFKNDFFKERLEMAKDQQMQSFKTHIRSQTIRDYFCYRIKNILKKVFKFS, encoded by the coding sequence ATGAACGCGCAAACCTCGCCCAATCAAGTTATCCCTATTTTCATGAGTTTTGATAAGAATTACGCGCTAGGGGCAGGCGTGAGCCTTTATTCTTTACTCTCACATGCAAGCAAGCACACAAGCACGATAGATTTTAGCCCCATCAACCAAAACAACAAACTTTCACCCGCTAACATCGTGTATAAAATCCATTGTTTGATTAAAGGGGTAACTTTAGAGCAGCAAAACAAACTTTTAAAAACCATTGAGCCTTTTAAGGAATTTGCTTCATTGGAGTTTATAGACATCAATTCATTGGATCATTCCATAGAAAGCTATCTTAATGAGTCTTGCTCCAAGCGTTATGGCGGGCTTCTCATTTTGTGCCGGCTCTTGCTCGCTTCGCTCTTCCCTAATTATTCCAAAATCATTTCCATAGATGTGGATACGGTGTTTTTAGGCGATATTGCAAGCGCTTATTTTGCACTGGATAACGACCCCACTAAATTGCTTGGCATGGTGAGAGACACTTTTTCTCACCTTTCTTTTGAAGCCTTTTGCCATTTTATCCAATGCGCTTGCAAGAATTTTAAAATTGATTTTTCGCGCTTTAGCGCTAGCGAATTGCAACGCATCCACCAAGGCTTTAACATGGGCTTTTTGGTGGCGAATTTAGATTTATGGCGCGAAAATGGGTTTGAAAAAATCGCTTTAGAATTTTTAAAAACTAGGGGGAAAGATCTTTTCTACCCTGAACAATGTTTGATCAATATGGTGTTTTGGAAGCGCGTTTTAGAACTGCCCATCCATTATAATTGCTATTCTGACTTTTTCAACCAACACCACTCTAAAAATATCGTCATGCTCCATTTCATCAAATACAAGCCCTGGCATTCTATCAGTTTTTTAAACGATCGCTTGATTTGCTATGAAGCCGCAGCGGGTTTTTGGCTTGCAAACCTGTTTTGCACCCCTTTTAAAAACGATTTTTTTAAAGAACGCCTTGAAATGGCCAAAGACCAACAAATGCAATCTTTTAAAACCCACATCCGATCGCAAACGATTAGGGATTATTTTTGTTATAGAATAAAAAATATTTTGAAAAAAGTTTTCAAATTTTCTTAA
- a CDS encoding phosphoethanolamine transferase, whose translation MLNYSDAETTKPWYEYHNMIDIFKRSHYETFWLEKQIIDQWGITQNLVSDRSQNRYYILGDYGPYDEELVKFYSKNVQSQLKSKNFIVFHLLGSHSWYADRFPQSFAKFKTSDLPFSHLHVSNDKDKQIVTDYVNSLYYNDFVLNEIFNLFKDKDAIVFYLSDHAQDIFESGPTYGHRCSKAGVEIPFMIYVSGIFKEKHPKKVELIKNALNKPFMSDDLIHSLLPLVGIHTKDAIESKNLFSPQFDTQRKRIVCHGGMDYDKTEK comes from the coding sequence TTGCTCAATTATAGCGACGCTGAAACGACTAAGCCTTGGTATGAATACCACAACATGATAGATATTTTCAAGCGATCCCATTATGAAACTTTTTGGCTAGAAAAACAAATCATTGATCAATGGGGGATCACGCAAAATCTAGTCTCTGATCGTTCTCAAAACCGCTACTATATCCTAGGAGACTACGGCCCATACGATGAAGAGCTGGTGAAATTTTATTCTAAAAATGTCCAATCCCAATTAAAAAGCAAGAATTTTATCGTGTTCCACTTGTTAGGATCACACAGTTGGTATGCCGATCGTTTCCCTCAAAGCTTTGCCAAATTCAAAACAAGCGATTTGCCTTTTTCTCATTTGCATGTGAGTAATGACAAAGACAAGCAAATCGTTACTGATTATGTCAATTCGCTTTATTACAACGACTTTGTTTTGAATGAAATTTTTAACCTCTTTAAAGATAAAGACGCTATTGTGTTTTATTTGAGCGACCATGCACAAGATATTTTTGAAAGCGGCCCTACTTATGGGCATAGATGTTCTAAAGCGGGCGTGGAAATCCCTTTCATGATTTATGTGAGCGGTATTTTTAAAGAAAAACACCCCAAGAAAGTGGAGTTGATTAAAAACGCGCTCAACAAGCCTTTCATGAGCGATGATTTAATCCACTCCCTTTTGCCTTTGGTGGGCATCCACACTAAAGATGCGATAGAGAGTAAAAACCTTTTTAGCCCCCAATTTGACACCCAAAGAAAAAGGATTGTTTGTCATGGTGGCATGGATTATGATAAAACTGAAAAATAA
- a CDS encoding sulfatase-like hydrolase/transferase, translating into MEKLLKFLKFFVRSVALDEKFLMFLLCNALANAYRNNDLFSFSKGFLGAFLIGFVAYYGCTLIPKKRLRYSLEWLFIGGGIALSVAEIFTLFMFKMPFSKGLIDTLLATNGSETMAFIKSYKNYLLYYALILIALLVAIKMIRFRALVPSMIASVLGASVLTIGSVRNIKPLANNDAILKKSLRSLSLARGFYSTYLSLFDRQRAIKFYSALKNLYLPSGYLSGMGDVENVVLVIGESASRNFMQLYGYSVPNNPLLSELANERERERE; encoded by the coding sequence ATGGAAAAATTATTGAAGTTTTTAAAATTCTTTGTAAGGAGCGTGGCGTTAGATGAAAAATTTTTAATGTTTCTTTTATGCAACGCTCTAGCTAACGCTTATAGGAATAACGATTTGTTTTCTTTCTCTAAAGGCTTTTTAGGCGCTTTTTTAATCGGGTTTGTGGCGTATTATGGTTGCACTCTAATCCCTAAAAAGCGCTTGAGATATTCATTAGAATGGCTGTTTATAGGGGGCGGTATCGCTCTTAGCGTGGCAGAAATTTTTACGCTTTTTATGTTTAAAATGCCTTTTTCAAAAGGCTTGATTGACACGCTTTTAGCCACCAATGGCTCTGAAACGATGGCGTTTATAAAAAGCTATAAAAACTATTTGCTTTACTACGCTTTGATTTTGATCGCTTTGTTAGTGGCTATTAAAATGATTCGTTTTAGAGCGCTTGTGCCTAGCATGATAGCGAGCGTTTTAGGAGCTTCTGTCCTTACGATAGGGAGCGTTCGTAACATTAAACCCCTTGCAAATAACGACGCTATTTTAAAAAAATCATTGCGTTCTCTTTCCTTAGCTAGGGGATTTTATTCTACTTATTTGAGTTTGTTTGATCGCCAACGAGCCATAAAATTTTATAGCGCTTTAAAGAACCTCTATTTACCAAGCGGCTATCTTTCTGGCATGGGCGATGTTGAAAATGTTGTCTTAGTCATCGGCGAAAGTGCGAGCAGAAATTTCATGCAACTTTATGGTTATAGCGTTCCTAATAACCCCTTATTGAGCGAACTCGCTAACGAGAGAGAGAGAGAGAGAGAGTAG
- the ileS gene encoding isoleucine--tRNA ligase has product MKEYKDTLNLNTTTFSMKGNLSVNEPKTYAKWQEQQAFKRMLNRKDNHGDFTLHDGPPYANGHLHLGHALNKILKDIVVKREYFKGKKVYFTPGWDCHGLPIEQQILEQLEKEKTSLENPTLFREKCRDHAKKFLEIQKNEFLQLGVLGDFEDPYKTMDFKFEASIYRALVEVAKKGLLKERHKPIYWSYACESALAEAEVEYKMKKSPSIFVAFGLKKEGLEKLKVKKASLVIWTTTPWTLCANVAIALKKDAIYALTQKGYLVAKALHEKLAALGVIDSEITHEFNANDLEYLSATNPLNQRDSLVILGEHVSLEDGTGAVHTAPGHGEDDYHLGLKYNLEVLMPVDEKGCYDESIIHKKLLDESYLGEHIFKAQKRIIEQLGDSLLLEQEIEHSYPHCWRTHKPVIYRATTQWFILMDEPFTQNDGSQKTLREVALNAIEKVEFVPSSGKNRLKTMIENRPDWCLSRQRKWGVPLAFFIDKRTNKPCFESEVLEHVANLFEEKGCDVWWEYDTKDLLPPSYQDNAKHYEKVMHILDVWFDSASTFKAVLEDYHGEKGKSPSDVVLEGSDQHRGWFQSSLLLGCILNNQAPFKKVITHGFIVDEKGEKMSKSKGNVVSLDNLLKKHGSDVVRLWVAFNDYQNDLRVSQTFFAQTEQHYKKFRNTLKFLLANFSDMDLKHLEHSFDFSPLDHFLLEALETISAEVNSTFEEHDFVKGLNILMAFVTNELSGIYLDACKDSLYCDSLSNKKRQAIQMVLLAVASKLCYFLAPILTHTIEEVLEHSETLRAFLQAKDVFDLKDINILEKLHLKECKKPENFEALLALRSAFNEELDKLKKEGVVKNSLECAIEVEEKALRENLVEELLMVSFVGPAKEKISETLTFTLFKAPFFKCPRCWRFKSELENTPCKRCEQVLKERQ; this is encoded by the coding sequence ATGAAAGAATATAAAGACACCCTAAACTTAAACACAACCACCTTTTCTATGAAAGGGAATTTGAGCGTCAACGAGCCTAAAACTTACGCCAAATGGCAAGAACAACAAGCGTTTAAACGCATGCTAAATAGGAAAGATAACCATGGGGATTTCACTCTGCATGACGGACCGCCTTATGCGAACGGGCATTTGCATTTAGGGCATGCATTAAATAAAATTTTAAAAGATATTGTCGTTAAAAGAGAATATTTTAAGGGGAAGAAGGTTTATTTCACGCCCGGTTGGGATTGCCATGGCTTGCCTATTGAGCAACAAATTTTAGAGCAATTAGAAAAAGAAAAAACAAGCCTAGAAAACCCCACGCTGTTTAGAGAAAAATGCCGAGATCATGCAAAAAAGTTTTTAGAAATCCAAAAAAATGAGTTTTTGCAACTAGGCGTTTTGGGGGATTTTGAAGATCCTTATAAAACCATGGACTTTAAATTTGAAGCGAGCATTTATAGGGCTTTGGTGGAAGTGGCTAAAAAAGGGCTTTTGAAAGAGCGCCATAAGCCTATTTATTGGAGTTATGCGTGCGAGAGCGCTTTAGCGGAAGCTGAAGTGGAATACAAAATGAAAAAATCGCCCTCCATTTTCGTGGCGTTTGGGTTAAAAAAAGAGGGTTTAGAAAAGTTAAAGGTTAAAAAAGCGAGCCTAGTGATTTGGACGACCACGCCTTGGACTTTGTGCGCGAATGTGGCGATCGCTTTGAAAAAAGACGCTATTTATGCACTCACCCAAAAAGGCTATTTAGTCGCTAAAGCCTTGCATGAAAAATTAGCCGCTTTAGGGGTGATAGATAGCGAGATTACGCATGAATTTAATGCTAATGATTTAGAGTATTTGAGTGCGACAAACCCTTTAAATCAAAGGGATTCGCTAGTGATTTTAGGCGAGCATGTGAGTTTAGAAGATGGCACAGGAGCCGTGCATACCGCGCCTGGGCATGGTGAAGACGACTATCATTTAGGCTTAAAATACAACCTAGAAGTGTTAATGCCCGTAGATGAAAAGGGTTGCTATGATGAGAGCATTATCCATAAGAAATTATTAGATGAAAGCTATTTGGGCGAGCATATTTTTAAGGCTCAAAAACGCATTATAGAGCAATTGGGCGATTCTTTATTGTTAGAACAAGAGATCGAGCATTCCTACCCGCATTGTTGGAGGACGCACAAGCCTGTGATTTATAGAGCGACGACGCAATGGTTTATTTTAATGGATGAGCCTTTTACCCAAAATGACGGCTCTCAAAAAACTTTAAGAGAAGTGGCTTTGAATGCGATTGAAAAGGTGGAATTTGTGCCAAGCAGCGGGAAAAACCGCCTAAAAACCATGATAGAAAACCGCCCTGATTGGTGTTTGAGCCGGCAAAGAAAATGGGGCGTGCCGCTAGCCTTTTTTATAGACAAACGCACCAATAAGCCTTGTTTTGAAAGCGAAGTTTTAGAGCATGTCGCCAATCTCTTTGAAGAAAAAGGCTGTGATGTGTGGTGGGAGTATGATACAAAAGATTTATTGCCCCCTAGTTATCAGGATAACGCCAAACATTACGAAAAAGTCATGCACATTTTAGACGTGTGGTTTGATAGCGCTAGCACCTTTAAGGCGGTTTTAGAAGACTATCATGGGGAAAAAGGGAAAAGCCCTAGCGATGTGGTTTTAGAGGGAAGTGATCAGCACAGGGGGTGGTTTCAAAGCTCGCTTTTACTGGGCTGTATTTTAAACAACCAAGCCCCTTTCAAAAAGGTCATTACGCATGGCTTTATCGTAGATGAAAAGGGCGAGAAAATGAGTAAATCCAAAGGCAATGTGGTGTCTTTAGACAATTTGCTCAAAAAACATGGGAGCGATGTGGTGCGTTTGTGGGTGGCGTTTAACGACTATCAAAACGATTTGAGGGTCTCTCAAACCTTTTTCGCTCAAACAGAACAACATTACAAGAAATTCCGCAACACTTTGAAATTCTTGCTCGCTAATTTTAGCGATATGGATCTTAAACATTTAGAACACTCCTTTGATTTTAGCCCTTTAGATCATTTTTTACTAGAGGCTTTAGAAACAATAAGCGCTGAAGTCAATAGCACGTTTGAAGAGCATGATTTTGTGAAAGGCTTGAACATTTTAATGGCGTTTGTTACCAATGAATTGAGCGGGATTTATTTGGACGCTTGTAAGGATAGCTTGTATTGCGATAGCCTCAGTAACAAAAAACGCCAGGCCATTCAAATGGTCTTACTCGCTGTTGCTAGCAAATTGTGCTACTTTTTAGCCCCCATTTTAACGCACACGATTGAAGAAGTTTTAGAGCATAGCGAGACGCTTCGCGCGTTTTTACAAGCCAAAGATGTGTTTGATTTGAAAGATATTAATATTTTAGAAAAACTCCACCTTAAAGAATGCAAAAAACCAGAAAATTTTGAAGCCCTTTTAGCCTTGCGCTCTGCTTTTAATGAAGAGTTGGATAAATTGAAAAAAGAAGGCGTAGTTAAAAATTCGTTGGAATGCGCTATTGAAGTGGAAGAAAAAGCGTTGCGTGAAAATCTAGTAGAAGAATTGCTGATGGTAAGCTTTGTAGGGCCTGCGAAAGAAAAAATAAGCGAGACTTTAACATTCACGCTCTTTAAAGCCCCCTTTTTCAAATGCCCCAGGTGTTGGCGTTTTAAAAGCGAGCTAGAAAACACCCCTTGCAAGCGTTGCGAACAGGTTTTAAAAGAACGACAATGA
- the queF gene encoding preQ(1) synthase, producing the protein MSSELNLKLLGAKTPYIFEYNKDLLEAFPNPNPNLDPLITLECKEFTSLCPITSQPDFGAIYIRYIPKDKMVESKSLKLYLFSYRNHGSFHESCINTILLDLVELLEPKYLEVYGDFASRGGIAIKPFVNYAIKEYQDFKEKRLLNAK; encoded by the coding sequence ATGAGCTCTGAATTAAACCTTAAATTATTAGGCGCTAAAACGCCCTATATTTTTGAATACAATAAAGATTTGTTGGAAGCTTTCCCTAACCCAAACCCCAATTTAGACCCCTTAATCACCTTAGAATGCAAGGAATTTACAAGCCTTTGCCCAATCACTTCCCAACCGGATTTTGGCGCTATTTATATCCGCTACATCCCTAAAGACAAAATGGTAGAAAGCAAGTCTTTAAAACTCTATTTATTCAGTTACAGAAACCATGGGAGTTTTCATGAGAGCTGTATCAATACGATTTTACTGGATTTAGTGGAGTTGTTAGAGCCAAAGTATTTGGAAGTGTATGGGGATTTTGCCTCTAGAGGCGGGATTGCGATCAAGCCCTTTGTGAACTATGCGATCAAAGAATACCAAGACTTTAAAGAAAAACGCCTTTTGAATGCGAAATAA
- a CDS encoding CpaF/VirB11 family protein, translating to METLQTHRVLQALIGHFTPFLESGITELIINTEQELWLYKTNNTREKKEHALFNKAFLLRFCEQLAGFRGLFFDEEHPTLNCSIPFTRYRVSANHFSITTNNQITLNIRVPRLKPLSLEDFTFKASNPKGLKNLALKGHNILISGETSSGKTSLLNALLDCVNKDERVVSVEDSQELDLKAFSNCVGLLVGKQENGCFNYEDALNMAMRLNPDRLIVGEIDTRNAALFLRLGNTGHKGMLSTIHANSAQNTLEALSMNLSMRYAHVLDKDLMRAYFKSAIDVIVHVNRIKNERQIAEVLWTKEL from the coding sequence TTGGAAACTTTACAAACCCATAGAGTTTTACAAGCCCTGATTGGCCATTTTACCCCTTTTTTAGAAAGCGGGATCACTGAGCTTATCATCAACACCGAGCAAGAGCTTTGGCTTTATAAAACCAACAACACACGAGAAAAAAAAGAGCATGCGCTTTTTAATAAGGCGTTTTTACTGAGGTTTTGCGAGCAATTAGCGGGTTTTAGGGGGTTGTTTTTTGATGAAGAGCACCCTACTTTAAACTGCTCTATCCCTTTCACGCGCTACAGAGTGAGCGCGAATCACTTTAGCATCACTACCAATAATCAAATCACGCTCAATATCCGTGTGCCTAGGCTTAAGCCTTTAAGTTTAGAGGATTTCACTTTCAAAGCAAGCAATCCAAAGGGTTTGAAAAATTTAGCGCTTAAAGGGCATAATATTTTAATCAGCGGGGAGACTTCAAGCGGTAAAACAAGCTTATTAAACGCTCTTTTAGATTGCGTCAATAAAGATGAAAGGGTGGTGAGCGTTGAAGACAGCCAGGAATTGGATTTAAAAGCGTTTAGTAATTGCGTGGGGCTTTTAGTGGGCAAGCAAGAAAACGGGTGTTTTAATTATGAAGACGCTCTCAATATGGCCATGCGGCTAAACCCAGACAGGCTCATTGTGGGCGAGATTGACACGAGGAATGCGGCGTTATTCTTGCGTTTAGGAAACACCGGGCATAAGGGCATGCTCTCAACCATTCACGCTAACAGCGCTCAAAACACTTTAGAAGCCCTTTCAATGAATCTAAGCATGCGTTATGCGCATGTGTTGGACAAGGATTTGATGCGCGCGTATTTTAAAAGTGCAATTGATGTGATCGTGCATGTCAATAGGATCAAGAATGAGCGCCAAATCGCTGAAGTTTTATGGACTAAAGAGCTTTAA